The sequence CAATATCCGATCAGTAACTAGTCAGGAACCAATAATTCAAGTATGCATAACAATATGAtcaataaaatatgaaatgtaCAATATGATgcaatatatatgaataaatcaGTAGTTTCTGAAACTTTACTTAAAACTACAAGCTGAATGCCAAAATGATCATAATTGAAGAAACATCAGTAGTGAATTCACATTAAAAACATCACCTCGATAACTTATTATTTTGCCTGGTAGATGAGATCAAGCCAAATATAAAttcttataaatataatttaagtaACTTTAGACCGGGTAACATCATGATTAAATGTTGgaacattttcaaatttattttgtacaaaacttgtgttagacagttttgattaaaaattataaattaatactaaATCAAATACATGTCCAAAAAATATGAAGGTTCACCAAATGGCTGGAATCAGGCCGGACATTGATTGGAAAAGTGAATATCATAATTTAGTCGACGCATGAGGTACAAGCGCTAGTGGGTGGCACGTGTTGCTACTCTAGTGGTCACATGCTGCTTGGAATTTTCCAGCCATTGTAGTTTCGAACGATATACAACTTTcactttttcaaattcaaattcggACCGACTCAatactttattttgaaaaactaaAATGATGGTCATGGATGATCAAGAATTGTACTTTTGCCGACTCAAATGATTATCGACCGACACATatttaaactttttattttaaaaccgtAGTTAAAATCATTCAAGAAAGAGGAATATTGGGTGAAAATATCTACGTTAAAaacaaatttcttgaattttttcagaAACTATTCTTCGTGAATCTTGATTTTCTGGGTAAAATCGATTGATGATTTTGCTACACCTCATATACACATTGATTGCTAGGTGGAAGAAGAGTTTTGTTTAACTTGTTCGAAAGTTTTGGCGATGGTTTgctatttttatcatatatttcTAGTTACTCTTTTCCTACTCTAATTCCTATCTCATTTTCTCTCTAAAGCTACGAATTTTAGAGGATTTTTCTGTGATGAAATTCATCACATGAGACCTTTTCATAGGCAAAATGAGATAAAATAAGTCGCTACACATAACCTAAGGTTGGCCTCATTTGATGACACCTATTTCTATTAAAATCTATTAATAATAgacattttttattaatttatataatattcagACTCATTTTTCACATATgttttattcaatttattaatttaatatatatttgtatgtaTGCCTACTTGAgcatttattttgattttttttaattcatttttaggtCATCTATACAAAATTACTTTTCTtctcaaatatattatatacctGTATATACTTACAACTTATGTTTAAAATCTAatctcaatttatttatttatttatttacaatcACCTTAAATATTTGGGTTGTTCGTACCCTTCTGATGTGTACTTGAATCGTTTTCAACAACTACCATACTCTCCAACTGCTCAAACAAATATAATGTAGCTTCCACGTTCAAAAGGTTGGTCATAATTACTTACACTTTAGCAACTGTAGATAAATACATGATGACTTGAAGTCATTCAAAAGGAAATAACCCACGAATTCTATTTTCGGACCAAAACGAGTTTTATCCATGTAAAGCTCGAAGTAATACAATGATAACCAAAGTAAAAACAAGAATGCTACAGATAAAATGACGAGATATCCACAAAAAGGTCTTTTCCCAACCTAGCCAAGAAGTATCGGGGCAGGAGATAATGGATCTTTCTCGCAAGACACTTCAGACCCACCAAAGTGTGCACTTGGAACAGCTCTCTCCAGTCACTCATTGAATGCCATATTTTAACTGGCAGTTAAACCATCTCTATAACGTACCCTTCAAGTCCTTGGGAAGTTTTGGTTGACAaccgaaacaaaaaaaaaaaacagagagaacTCATGTAATCTAGCAACCGCCCATTTTACCGTCTTCCAAAAAAACCTTGGACTAAGAGACCCGGAGAGCATTCACGGCTAGCCCGAGTATAATAGAGACAATAAGAATCAACAAAGATAGCTTCACCATGGTGTAATCACCTGAATCACTGGATTTCTCATTTGCTTTGTCCCTGATATTCTTTGCGAGTGAATTATCCAGCCTAGTTGATGATGAACCAGATGCTATGCTCCAAAAGGATATGGTACTTGGGGCCACCACAACTGGAGTTTCAGATTCGGGCTCTAAAATTTCCGATGCATCTGTTGGAACTTCTATAGACATTAGCTCATTGCAATGATCTTTGAGAGCCTGAAattataaaaggaaaaaaagagaTTTAAACTTATAGCACTCAGCTGTTTAGCTCCCCACCTATTTGTCCGACACATAACTAGTAATACTGCATACATGTTGAGTGTATCCAAATTTATTATGCTGGCACAGAAgtatttttaaagatcaaaTTTTAACGCAATACATTATTATCATCAAGTATAAgaattattttagaaaaaaatatttttcaaaagatatattgatctaatttaaagatttatcaTAATGTTGGAAAGAGCAGTTCGCCACAAAGTAGgaaaaaatcatcaaatatatcaaaagttgaaaacataaaaaacaatatgCACTAACATAGCATATAAATTATGCCACAACTTCATACAAGTGGGAGTTTATAAGCAAAAGGAGCTTCCTCCATTGAGCACCCAGTTTCGTGGTTATGCACCTGAAGTTGCCTCATTCTAAAAAACTCAGATCTTTAGCAAGTAATAATTCATAATAATGAtttcataattaaatttatttcttgAGAATCTTTGAAAGCTCTAGGTCTAACACAGCTTCTCTATCAAAGATGGAtgattattttttcatcaagaCAAATATTGAATCAAATAGAAGAAACAGAAAATTAGACGAGTGTCCATCCATTTTAAGCCAACATGGCATTGTTAAGTATCTCAGCAACCTAATGAAGTCTTAGAAATGGAgccatcattcataaaaaagaAGAGTACTTAATCAACTGATTAACAATCACTGAGATACTAAATATCCTCATTATGGGCGTGGAGTTTGCCTATATAAAACATTCTTTGCAGAATATCTATTGAGTTTGCaaacaataatatattttttctctaAGTATTGTATTTAAGCATGTTTGAAATATCCACAAATGCTTGATAAAAAGGGAAAGTAACAAACCTCGATTGTTTCAGATGTCTGAATATAGTCACATATGTAAGTGCCCTCAAACCATGGAACAAGTACTCTTCGAGGAAATGATAGATTGCAATATTTCCTGTCAGAAAACATATACGTAATAGTTAAAGTCAGCTCAGAGAACCCAAATCTGCCAGCCAGTACAAGATTATATGATGGAAATTAGCATGTGCTGAGTACAACGACCATGAATTGTCACCAATTTACTTTGCTAAAATCAAATTCTGCTTCTGATAAGTAATATCAAAGGCATACTTTTAATGTGACACTGATACCAAAATTCTTCATGTGACTCACAGTTCGAAAAAATTCAGTTATGTGAAAGATTGGATGAGTTTGAAATTAAAATCTGACAAAAGGGATAACGAAAAATAGATTGACCTTAGGACTTGGGTCGCCACATATGGTACTGCCAAATTTTCAATGAACCTATCTGGCAGCATTCCTCGGGGCATTTCCATTTCCAACACTCagtaaataagaaaataaaggcTAAGGCTTAAATTTTGCCTAGTAGAAATTAGAAAAGGCTTACAGGAGAAAAAGGGTCAATGTGTCAGAGCAATAGATGCATTTTTTCATTTCTCTTTCCAAATTAACTAAAATCTATagcataaaatcattttttctgACTCACAATATACCGACCAAACAAGAAGAAGCCATTAATCAAAGATATGACCGCACAGTTTGAATGATGTATAGATGTTTAACTAGCAATGGAAGCTAGTCAACAGAGTGCACCGAACTAAGCAACTAATTGATGAAAAGGGAACGGATTTAAAACTGATAGAGATGAACAGATGAGTAAACTGCTTTAATGATTCAAGATGTTGTACCTTTGCACTTGAAGATCTAAATTTGGCACAAATTTATCAGTTGATACATGGTTGTCTATTTCCTGAATATCTTTGGTGTCAGATTCAAATTCTCTATCAGCTTCGTCGCACATAATATCTAGTCTGCTCTCCAAACTCCTTATGATGTCTTCCTGATCACAAAAAGACCCAAGATCACAACATTGTATCCAGATAAACATAATTAGTCACTCAGAGAATTTGATATATTATATCTTCACATTTCTTTATGCATGTAAGTTTCATGAACTTTACCACTAACATCATTATAAGTTGTACAAACAGCACTCATAGCGAGAATCATGAATGGACAAATAGAGCAGAATGAAAGTTGTGAAATTAAAAAATGTGAAGGCCAAATGAAAAAAGTTTCGAAGTGGCAGACAGAAGTTGCCCATCTCACAATAAAAATGTTTGTCGAGTGCATTAGAATAATCTAATGGTCTTTTTTTGGTTTGCAATCATAAAAGCATCAAAGattatttattccaaaaataggGACAATATGAAATTACCTTAATGTCAATCAAAGCTTGCGAAATAGGTTCCTTTGAATTCAAGTATGCAAGAGAACATACAGAGCCACCAACGAGAAGAAGACCAAGAACCTCTTTTTGGTTACCTGATTTTCCccccaaaaaataataattatcattaataatttaaatgacATTCAAATTTAGAATAGGACTAAAACATACATTCCATGTATTTATGTTGCAACAAAGGTAGAAGAAATTCCACTTCATGAAAACCCTCGGATGCACACATCTCGTCTTCAGTCACCTAATGTCCAGGCGAAGAAAGATCAGAACGTAATACGCTCAGAAGCAAATTCGTTCAGTAGCTCAGGAGAAAGATAAATTGCAGAATTAGAGGGAGAGGACAGAGCTATTTGCTTGCCAGCAGCtgcaaaaattattttatcctGGCTGGGAAGGACCAAATTAGTTCCGAAGAAACTCTTGACCTCTACTTCTATATCTCAATATCATTCAGTTTTGATTGGATATGCAAACCATGTTCATACAATACTAGAAGTGATCAGAAATGCAGATGGGTCATATCAATAAATAAAGAAGCCTGCAATGATAACTTGTACTTCAGTGTGTCAATATTGTGATAAAATGTAGAAGGAAGCGATGCGCTAAGTGGACTTGTCCCAATTCATGGATCATCTGGCTAGGGGA comes from Primulina huaijiensis isolate GDHJ02 chromosome 2, ASM1229523v2, whole genome shotgun sequence and encodes:
- the LOC140965786 gene encoding uncharacterized protein → MVRAVVGDEQHLKLAETRLTGCGLPSQVGLVIGKLSPKLDKGFVYDLVPTPPNDTGDPPCSVIGGTGENDRNKKKNSLKSKSQAEASALFIDIDWVSEHARQVSRMLLGGMKVVGIYIWVNEISFKNSITTLCQTVKGVAAAASSITTDQNERILIHISYSPLRWTCRNCSLADNVASSCLQPCDFKMGKVLGSLQTFRCTYSFDVRMPVVHEDGLDVKRFADVLRDGIMIHAKELAGAKALINGKVVTEDEMCASEGFHEVEFLLPLLQHKYMECNQKEVLGLLLVGGSVCSLAYLNSKEPISQALIDIKEDIIRSLESRLDIMCDEADREFESDTKDIQEIDNHVSTDKFVPNLDLQVQRKYCNLSFPRRVLVPWFEGTYICDYIQTSETIEALKDHCNELMSIEVPTDASEILEPESETPVVVAPSTISFWSIASGSSSTRLDNSLAKNIRDKANEKSSDSGDYTMVKLSLLILIVSIILGLAVNALRVS